TCCTATCTACTTTTAGGTCTACTTGGAAATTTGTCCTATTAATTAAGTGCTGCTAAATCTCTGTGCTTGGTGTTAGAAAACATGAGAACCATTTAAACGAattagcatttaaaaaagaagaaatgcattcaaattttaaaagaaacaaacgtTCAAACCATTCTTTTTCGGCAAAAAGCTAACCTAAAAAAAGAGGGAAGCcccagcaagagaaaaaaaatttctccaaggatctgatataaaaaaaaagagacaataaTTTAAAGAGGATTGGATTTGACTGGGTTTtggtgggatttttgttttgttgtcggttttggtttttgttacaGCTTCTGAAATATCAGAAATGCTGCCAAGGAATTGTATAGCTTCCCATGGCAAATTGTGTACAATACTGACCACTGGAGAGTCATACCGTCAGGTTATTATGAATCAATAGCATTAGTGTTATTAGGAATAAAAGTGAAACCCTATCACGACAGGGGCTGCTCAAAAGCCACTGCGGAAGCTGTGGAGGCTGCGGAGGTAACATACTCACCGTGGCATTTGAGATCACTCTGCGTATCGTCGCGTTTGTCTAGTTTGGTTTTGCTGTCCTCCTGCTCTAGTTTTGGCCTGAAGCTCTCGTTGGCTGCGTTGCCCTCTTGttttggggtgtggtggggagaggagacacTGGTGCTGTAAGGTGCACAAGCCGCCAGCGGTTTGCTATCGCCCAAAatgtctttaattaaaaaagaagaggTGGAAGTCCTGGGGGCAGAGTTGCCCGAGCCCAACTGTTGTTGCTGTTGGGGGGATTGCTGCAAactttgttgttgctgctgctgctgctggctgtgatGGAGATGGTGATGCTCTTGCACCAGATGCTGCTCGGGGTGCTCCATGGTGACTGAGATGGGGGACGAAGGAGCCGTCCCTACTGTGTCTATCTCCGAACAAGGGGACGGAGTGGCCTGGTTTCTAAAATCCGCTGTCCTGGCATCGCTGTTTAGCTGGCGAAAGTCTCCGTTCATCATGCTGGGGCTGCCTGAACCGTTATTAGACAAAATCGTGTCTATTCCAAAGCTCGACCCGCTAGATCCTTCCATTGTGGCCATTCAGAGAGGCGCCTTCATGCCAATCCGAGGCTCGGGAGGCTCGAGTCAGCGCCACAATCGGATCAATACATAAAACAGCAAGGAGAATGTCAGTGTCTTTCAAACAAACAgaaagtggtggggggaggggaggagggcagggggctgagatgGCGACAAGACGGGCTGGTGGAAGGGCAGCCACGGAACCGGGAACTGGAAAGAAACAAACCGGGGCAgccgggaggggggagggaggggaaaatgaccagggaaaaggaagagaaagcgCGAGCGGCAGGTTCAGGTGCTGCGCTCAGACACACACGTGATGGCCGTATTGTTCACGGGCGCTACGGAGCGTGGCCGCCCGGGCTGGTCGCCCTGCTAGCCTGAATGGCAGCCGGCGGCAGCCGCAGCAGAAGGCGGCAGGGCGCAGGGTGCCTCAGCCGCGGAGTTATTGAACTTTCTCGGGAAGTTGAGGCGTGGCGCAGGCGGCGGCTGCAGGAGACGCGAAGCGGACAGACCCCCGCCACTGCCGCGCTCTTTCCAGCGCAGCCCGGCTCCTGTCGGCTCCAGCAACTCCCTCCCGTGACGTGCACGGCCATTGCCCCACGTTCCCTCCGCTCTATGTATAAAGGTTTTTTCCGCCATCCGGCAAACGCCCCCATTGGCGGCTCGCGCGGCCCAGGCTGACGCAGCAGAGCGACAGCCAATGAGCGTGGGCTCTGGGGCCCTTGTCAATTTCAGCGCCGGGCTGGTCTGCTATAGAATCTCTAGGATTCCTTCTCCAGTCCGTCTCCAAATCTTCTCACTGTGCGCGCCGCCGCGTCACTTAGCAGCCGCAGTAGCGGTGCTAACCACCACTATTACAAATAGCAATAAAGTGCAGCGTGTgggaagagaaagaagggaaATGGTTTGGCCACTATTTTAAGAGGCGAGACAGAGTAACAGAGGCGGGGGAAGATGATGGGGAAAAGGGCAGCATGGAAATCAAATGTAGCTATCCCAGCCTGCTCGACCCACTCTTCTGAAACTCACACGTGCCATAGTAACTAAGAAGCGTCGCAGACCTCGAAGAGAAAATAAATGACCAGGACCCCATCAGAACATGGGCAATAACTTTCAAGGCACTTGTTTTCTGGCTTCGCCTCTTCGGTGTTCTGTAGTCCTTGGCTAGCCTCTGAGAGCAGGTGCCCAGGTTTCCATAGCACGCCAAGCTGATGGGAAATGCTTTGCATTTATTGACT
This sequence is a window from Chelonoidis abingdonii isolate Lonesome George chromosome 7, CheloAbing_2.0, whole genome shotgun sequence. Protein-coding genes within it:
- the BARHL2 gene encoding barH-like 2 homeobox protein; amino-acid sequence: MATMEGSSGSSFGIDTILSNNGSGSPSMMNGDFRQLNSDARTADFRNQATPSPCSEIDTVGTAPSSPISVTMEHPEQHLVQEHHHLHHSQQQQQQQQSLQQSPQQQQQLGSGNSAPRTSTSSFLIKDILGDSKPLAACAPYSTSVSSPHHTPKQEGNAANESFRPKLEQEDSKTKLDKRDDTQSDLKCHGTKEEGDREITSSRDSPPVRAKKPRKARTAFSDHQLNQLERSFERQKYLSVQDRMDLAAALNLTDTQVKTWYQNRRTKWKRQTAVGLELLAEAGNYSALQRMFPSPYFYHPSLLGSMDSTTAAAAAAAMYSSMYRTPPAPHPQLQRPLVPRVLIHGLGPGGQPALNPLANPIPGTPHPR